CGGAGGTGTCGGCATGCCTACGAGATCACCGTCCGGTAACTTGTGTAGTTTTTTAGTTTAAATTCCATTGCTCTTTGAAGCTTTGTTAATTTTCGTCCCTTTTTAGTTGTAATGTATCCGAATTTAACAAATATCGTCCAGTTTCGTATCAATTTCGTTTCTTTTTTGAAAGACCCGTTTACCATGAAGTGGAcatttagggtgtgtttggttcgggGACCAAGTGTAATGGAATGTAATGGTTCCGTTCCACAGGAATGGAATGGTTCCGTCTTTGTGTTTGGTATGAATAATGAGGTGGAATGGAACGGTTACATGTCAATGTTTGGTTGGTGGAATAGAATCGAATGAAAAATGTTTAAATTTGTGTTTGCTTTTCTGGCAATGTATGCAACATTGATATTATTTTTAGAGGCATTTTATTAAAATTCCGAAAAAACATTTTTATTATCTTTGCATCACCACTTAGTCAATGTACATACACAATCATACATTTTTATTATCTTTGCATCACCAATTATCTTTGCCTGAGCACTGGATCGGGTGCCCCTCTTCCCAGCCTTGGCCGCGCGGCCGCCTGCTCCTCTTCCCGGCCGTGAGCCCCGCATCGCCCTCTGCTACCCCCGCTGCCGCCTGTATTCCCGAACATGGGCTGCGCACCACCACGCCATGGCTGTCGGCTGAGCGCTGGGCACTGGCGCCCGTCTTCCTGGCTGCCGGCACGAATGAAGGAGAGGAGCTGCCGGCGGCGCTGTTGAAGGAGAGGAGCTGCCAGCGGTGCTGCTGAAGGAGAGGACCGGCCGCGCCGCAGATGAAGGAGACGCGCAGCCGCCCGCGCGGATCCAGGAGGAGCGGCCAGCGGCGTGGATTCGGGGAGGAGTGGTTGGCGGCGCGGATCCAGGAGGGAGCCAGGTTCGTGCGACAGAAGGAGATGCGAGAGGCTTCGTGCGAGGGAGACGGGTGAGCGGTTCCGCGTGGTCCGCTCGATTTGGAGGAACCGCGCGAAACGGCATAAACAGGGAATATACCGTTCCTGGAATCAAGTGGTTCTCGTTCGTTTCACTATCCAAACGCATGAATGGGCCTCGAGGATGGAACCGACCCGTGCCGTTCCATTTCGTGACAGAAACTAAACACACCCTTAAAGTCGCTCCGGTTGCGTTTTGGTGATCCGCTTTAGAGTTGCCCTTAACTTCGTTCCTTACGCCGGCCGCACTCNNNNNNNNNNNNNNNNNNNNNNNNNNNNNNNNNNNNNNNNNNNNNNNNNNNNNNNNNNNNNNNNNNNNNNNNNNNNNNNNNNNNNNNNNNNNNNNNNNNNNNNNNNNNNNNNNNNNNNNNNNNNNNNNNNNNNNNNNNNNNNNNNNNNNNNNNNNNNNNNNNNNNNNNNNNNNNNNNNNNNNNNNNNNNNNNNNNNNNNNNNNNNNNNNNTGGCTTGCTTCTGGATCCCTGCCATTCGGTCTCGCGGTCGGCTTTGGAATCCCAGTAGATTCGATTTTGGCGGCAGCGCTTTCCGTGCCGCTGGTTGGATGTTGGGACGAACCAGCCTGAATTGGGGCCTGGGGAATCTGAGCTGCCGACTGCCTCTGCCCTTTCGAATCTTTTTCAGCAACCTGACGGACAGTGTGGTGTTAGACTATTCTTGCGATTGCTTTGATTCCGAATTTCCGAGTAAGTAGGTTTTCTCAGCTTTGTCTGCGTGGCAGCTGTGAATGGGAGCTCCTGAGCTTGATTCAAGCTCGCCCGCATGCCGCACACGAGCTTGGGCATTGTCCTGTTCTCGTTGCAGTAAATTCCtccgaagtactccctccgttccaaaatagatgacccaatttgtataaaattgggtcatctattttggaacagagggagtagatagcTGGAACAATATTTCTCATGTAAATGTATAGTCCAACTCGTCGACCAGcattttgtcctctgttttggCATTACTGTAACCATGAGTCTGACAGACTCAGGTTCATAGTTGAGGACAGGATACGAAACGGGGGTAGATGCAGATTTCGGATAATTGTGCAGAAATATTGTTAGCTTGTACAAGGAGATAAGATTGACAACAAACTAGCCATATCATGTGATGCTACTATTTTCACTGGGATTTTCTTCCCTTTTCTATTTGAAATGTTGCATTATCATATCTCATCGTAGAAATATGCCACAACTAGACAAACTAAGCATCGAACCTATACACAATATTTCGTTTCCAGTTAGCATGTAGATTATTTAATTTACCATGTTGTACACAAATGAAAACCATATAGGTAAGAACCTAATATTCCAACTACAACTAGCCTTATACATATTGATTGTCATACTTTTGCTGTGGGCCTACTCAAAATTGATGCTTGTGGAAGATGGAACAACTGGCTGTGAACTAATAAATTTAGAAAGCATTTCCTCACTTTTATTTATGCAGCTCAATCAGTAGGATAACCATGGTGATTTGCGATTGCCTATGGCTGGGTATGATCTGATAGTAAGTTGGCATAGCTTTGGTCCCTTCATAACATTCATAGTTTGGTTAATGTGTCTAATGACGATCAGAGGGAAGGAAGATGAGCGTGTGCAACATGATTTGTTATGATTGTACAGGAAGGCCCCCCACCATAGGAAGTTGCCAATCAATGTGGAATTTTTAGCTCTTCTCCGTTTTTCTTGTTTAATACAGTGAAATTTACCACCACTATCATTAATGTGAGTCCTCCATTCACACCTCTGTTCTTTACCAAACCTGGTCAAATACAAAGAACCAGACCCTTGCTTGAAGTGGTCTGCTTTCTTACTTGTTGTCCCCTGGAGAATTTTCCTTGTTTTATTCCCAGAAATCTATTATAGGAAGTAAGCCACCAGCTGGAAGCCTGCATCTCATGCTAAACCAAAAGATGATATTGGTTCGAAGTTTATGATTCATGGTGTCGGGTCGAGTTTCCTTAGCCCGGATTATTCGGTGACTAGTTATAACTAATGGCCCCAAGTCGCCTCAACTAGTCAGGGGGATTTACAGAGAGGGTGAGAGGATGTTGAGGGTAAAGTTGTTGTTGTGGAGGACCTTGAATGTGATGTCAAGGTGGCGGTAGGTTCTGAGGCAAGGTCCTGGTGGCTGAAGCTGGGGTACGGTAGATTGCGGTTGATAAGGGAGGACATatttggcccatgaaggcccatttgAAAACCCTAGCTTTCTTGATGTATCTAACCGTCCATACTTATCCGAGCCATCTGTACCATCCATCAAGAATAGAAGAGTGGTAACTGCCCAGCAGTGCGTGGCCAGCACCATACATAGCCGCCGCCAGTGCAGATCCCTTCTCTCTTCGCATACCTTCTTCCCTCTTACAACAACTAGCGGCGGGGTTGATCAATAGCTGGCGGTGGCACGGTGGTTGATTCCTCATGGAAGACCTCGACAACTGCCCAAACCAGCACGCAAGCGTCTAGTGGGGGGTGAGTTGCACAACTTGCCCTGCTAGTTGAGTCACTTTTGCAAGGCTTCATCGCTGGTCCGGCAAGGCGATTAGCCCGTGTCTAATCGGTGATTAGTCGGCAACTCAAAAACCTTGTATTGATTTCATACCACACTGTTGTTTTCATGTCTAGATTTATTAGAGGTCCACAAATACGAGGGCCATCTGAGGCAGTCCTAGTCTTTGGCGTGTTGCAAGTTTTAGTCATGCCTTGTTTTTTTGTTCAGTATTGATATATTGTTTCTTTCATTCAGTACTTTCTTTGTCTaatattttttgtaattttataGAACCTTATGTTTCCTTTTAGATATAAGCTAGTAACTTGCTTGTAGGTGTAAACATGGAAACAATCATGCTTTATCCTTGGTATCAATCTTCCTTCTTTAGTGCTTGGCAATTTAGGTCTCAGAATGCTAATTGTATGTTCTAAAATACCAAGCCGGTCCTGGAAGTTGCACACAACCTCATTTGTTTTCTAGATTGGTTATCATGTTTTTCCTACTCTCCTTATTGTGTCATCTTGTTCACAGTATTTTCTCCAGTTGCCAGCTGCTTCTTCCTCCAGTACGAGTAGTAGCTGTAGCAGCAGTCATCTCTTCACAGGAAAAAAGCCCAGCAAGGTGTGATTAGTCTGCACAGTATAGCTTCCAACTCCCCACTTCTCAGAGCAGGTTTGCCATGTCTTCCCCATCGCTTGTGTCGGTGAGCCGTCGGGATCCGCCTCTGCCATCGTCGCCACCTCGGCGAGAGGATATCATACCCTCAAGATCGACGGTTACTGGTGCGCCAAGGCGACCCCCACGGGTGAGTTCCTCCAATCCAGTCAATTCTTCGTCGGCGGCCATTGCTGGCGCATCTACTATTTCCCCAATGGCAAGGACTCCGAAACAGCAGATTATATTTCCTTTTACCTCAAGCTCGATGAAATTGCAACCGAGGATGTGAAGACGATGTTCACTATTAATTTCGCCAAGGTGGCTGAGAAGCGACTGTCATGGCCGTGGGCATCCACAACTAGATATGTTTTTGGTGGTAAGCAAATGTGGGGCTATCCAAAGTTCATCAAGAGGGAGGATTTGGAGAAGTCGGAGCATCTCAAGGACGATTCTTTCACAATCAGGTGTGACATTGCCGTCATCCATGACATCTGCACCAAACAGACCAGCGCTCCAAAGTTTGTCTTTGTGCCCCCACCCGAGCTGAATCAGCACCTCGGTGATCTCCTCAAGACTGAGAAGGGCGCTGACGTTGTGTTTGAGGTAGGCGGTGAGAGGATTGCTGCACACCGGTGTGTGCCCGCGTCGCGATCTCCAGTCTTCAGCGCGGAGCTCTTTGGCGTGATGAAGGAGGGCGACACAGCCAGTGTCATACACATAGATGACTTGGAGGCACAGGTTTTCAAGGAGTTGCTCTACTTCGCCTACACTGACTCATTGCGAGaggcaaaagaagaagaggaagatatcATGTGTCAGCATCTGCTCGTTGCGGCGGACAGGTATAACATGGAGAGGCTAAAGCTTATTTGTGAGGAAAAATTATGCAAGTACATTGATGCAGGCTCTGTTCCGACCATTCTAGCACTTGCTGAGCAGTACCACTACAATGGGTTGAAGAAGGCATGCTTTGATTTTCTCAGCTGCCCGGCACATCGGAGGGCAGTCGTGGCCACTGAGGGCTTCCAAAATTTGTGTAAGAGCTTCCCTTCTCTTGTGATGGAGCTGATTGCCATGCCCTCGCCACCTTAGCTGAGTGTTGCCCCGTATTTTAGCAATGGTAGTTCATGGTTTCTAGATGGTTGATATCAACTAGATCTCTTGTTTACCAATGTGTACTGGTATGTGGACTTTGTGACTTATGTTATCAGGCAGTTATCTTGTCATGTGACTGTATTAAGTAATCATGAATGACTCTGTTATCAGGTTTGCTTTATGGATTCAAACCCCCAAGACATGATTGCTCTGTCAGCATTTTGTTTTCTTACAATGCTTTGGACGATTAACGCATATCACTTATGCTTTTCTTTCCTTGTCCTGAGATGTGAAAAAAGTTTTAACCCTGTTTTGATGTTTGCCGACTGCATCTCTACTTCTCTGCCTGTTACTCCAAGAATACTCTGTCATTTCTCGCGAAAAAAGAACAGATATCGTTTGCTAGTACATAGCTTGATGTTAATTCATGATCTCTTGAGAAACCAAAAATACTTTCCATGTTGCCATCTCCTTATGCACAAAACAAAAGCCAAAAATATTTTTCTTGTAAATTCATTATCACTATGTTTTTGTGTTAGTAGTCCATTACCTTTCTGTAGGGCCTACCAAGCAATCAGGAATGGCTTTTGTAATCAGGTTGCTTACTGATTAAACTCCGGACATGCATGATAGTCCTTTGGTCATTCTGTTTTCTTAGAATACTTTGGACATGCGGGGCCTAAATTCATGCACGCTCAAGATCTCAAACAAGGCGACCCGATATCTCCCCTGCTCTTTGTTATCGCCATGGATATCCTGACATCAATCGTCTCAAAAGCCCAGGAGGTGAGCGTCCTTAGTAAGATGCCAGGCTGCTCCCCGATGCAAAGGATTTCGATATACGCTGATGACGTGGTGCTGTTCATCCGGCCCTCCTTGCCTGACCTCCGGTTCGTCCAAGTGGCCATGCTCATATTTGGAAGAGCATCAGGGCTACAAATAAACTTTGCCAAATCTGCTGCGATTATGATCCGAGAAGAAGATGGAGACAAGGAACTTGTAGCAGCAGCATTACCATGGAAGATGGACAAATTCCCATGCAAATACCTCGGGCTGTAGCTACCAATTTGGCAGTTGACTCGAGCTCAGTGGCAGCCGATCGTGGACAATGTGTTGAACTTCCTCCCTGGTTGGCAAAGAGGGCTCATCACTCGCGCGGGCAGGTTGGTACTTGTTCATGATGTGGTGATGGCGAGGCCGACACATCATCTACTGGTGGCAGATGCCCCGAAATGGGCTGTCGAGTGCGTGGACAAGAGATGTCGGGCCTTTTTCTGGGAAGGAACAGAGCAGATTCATGGAGGGAAGTGCCTGGTCTCATGGCAAAGGGTCTGTAGACCTAAAGAGCTAGGCGGCCTCGGCATCATGGACCTGAAGAGACATGGCCTGGCTCTGAGATTGCGCTGGGAGTGGCTGCGGTGCACCGATCCAACCAGACCCTGGCACGGTCTACCGATGACAAGTGACCCGCAAGTTCAGATGGCATTCAACAGTCTGGTCCACTGGCGATTGGGCTCAGGCGACAAGGTGTTATTTTGGAAGGATAGATGGATTGATGGTGCCTCGATCGATGACATTGCCCCGGATATCAAGGCACTAATCCGCGCCCAAACTGCTAACAAGAGATCGGTGAAGGAAGGGTTGCTGAACCATAGATGGGCATCGGATATCACAGGAGAGTTGTCCACTGACGGCCTAATCCAACTGATCCGGCTATGGGAGATCATGTTGAACACTCAGCTGGATCCTAACCAGCAAGACGAGGCGATTTGGCCATGGAATGAACGTGGCGTTTACACATCTAAATCGGCTTACAAGATGCTCCTCATGGGTGCAATCAAGGCCGCCTATGCAAGCTGGATATGGAAGTGTTGGGCTCCTCTACCCATCAAAATTTTCATGTGGCTCGCAATCCAATATCACATTTGGACGTCTGACCGGAGGCTGAGACATGGTCTGCAAGAAGAAACATCGTCTTGCTTTCTTTGTGACCAAGAGGAGGA
This DNA window, taken from Triticum aestivum cultivar Chinese Spring chromosome 1D, IWGSC CS RefSeq v2.1, whole genome shotgun sequence, encodes the following:
- the LOC123159718 gene encoding BTB/POZ and MATH domain-containing protein 1, whose protein sequence is MTPSPREGVTLPNIANARARLAYLLGGGGSSSSTMAAASEATHAQHRSSFARSDVAPPWVPSGPHLPTPHFSEQVCHVFPIACVGEPSGSASAIVATSARGYHTLKIDGYWCAKATPTGEFLQSSQFFVGGHCWRIYYFPNGKDSETADYISFYLKLDEIATEDVKTMFTINFAKVAEKRLSWPWASTTRYVFGGKQMWGYPKFIKREDLEKSEHLKDDSFTIRCDIAVIHDICTKQTSAPKFVFVPPPELNQHLGDLLKTEKGADVVFEVGGERIAAHRCVPASRSPVFSAELFGVMKEGDTASVIHIDDLEAQVFKELLYFAYTDSLREAKEEEEDIMCQHLLVAADRYNMERLKLICEEKLCKYIDAGSVPTILALAEQYHYNGLKKACFDFLSCPAHRRAVVATEGFQNLCKSFPSLVMELIAMPSPP